Within Macaca nemestrina isolate mMacNem1 chromosome 12, mMacNem.hap1, whole genome shotgun sequence, the genomic segment GAACTGGAGccctaaaaaaataaagcaacttgCCTGCAATTAAATAGGGTGAGAGGGGGCAGATGAAGCGTAGGCATGTGGGGCTGGATCTGGCTGCGCGCTGACACATAGAAAGCCTGAAATATaagtgagaaaggaaaattccaagaaagaaaaggcagagaagTGGCTGTTCTTACTCCCACACCTAAGGTGTGAATTCTTTTATTGAGTCATAATAATTTCCCAAGAATTCCGAGTCTTGCTACTTTAGGTTCTTGCCCAGGAATCCACCTCTTTTCCCCCAAGCCCAACAACCCTTTGAGGTGCTCACGATTGAGCACATGGTGGGGGGGAAGGGGCTGCATGGGGGCGGAGATCCTATGGCTTCACATCATCCACTGTCACCTCTGGTCCCCAAGTCTCTGGATCCTTTGGTCTCACCTCTAGACAACCGTATCTTTCAAACCTTCTTCCCTGGCAACTCCCCTCTGTCCCGACAAAATCTCTCCCAAGACATTGTCCTTGTAGTTAGATTCACACAGAGCTTTTGCTTTCATAAGGTGCGTACATGCCCAGCTTCTCACTTGCGTGTGACAGCACCCCGGTGAGGTGGACAGGGAAGGGATGGCTCTCTCCATTTTGTAGGAAAGGGGAGGCTGCCCTCTTGATTCTTCAGTGTCATTAGGAATATTTACGAGTCCCAGCCTCACACTGGCCCAGCAGGGCTTCTTTGGCACAGGCTCTAGTTTTTTCTCTTGTTCCTTGGGTTTCCTAGAATCCCAAAGGACTCTCTGTGGCAGCTACATTACGAATAGGCTGATGATGCATGTGTGACGGTGCAGCGGCAGTCGCCAGCTCTGTGTTGCTGGGTGGCGTCCCTCCGGGCTCTGTGGCTGATCTCCCACTCTATCGTGGGCCCCTCCTGTCCCGTGCTTGCCATCCTTCCTGCTTATCATTCATTATCTATCTTCCTGCTTACCATTCATTATCGTAAATCTAACCAGATTTCACGGGGATACACATCTCCAACCCTCCATTTTGTCCAAACGGATCTATcttggttttttttctcttgcctaaatATTAGGCATGCCTAATGGGtttcaaaaattaatataatttattttccatcttGTCAGTGCAAAACAAAGGTGTTCTCAAGGCATGGCACTGAAGACCAgaatccttcctcctcttctactTCTGTTTCTTGAATCAGCAACAAGTAAACAACAGCTCTGTAAACATGTGTGggtctgtgtccatgtgtgcgTGGATGCACCGTTTTCTTCCATTCTTAACTGGTTTGGGACATGTTAGCTACCAGTGGCCTTCTTGTCGTGTTCAAAACGGAGATTCCCGTAACATCTGGACTTTCATCAGGGCCCGTTTCAGCTGCTCATAGGTTACGAACATCACCACGTTCCAGGATCCCAAACGCAAAAAGGAGGGTGTAAATCTGATGAGAAAAACAACCAACACATCAGGTGGAGTGCTAGGAGACCACAACAGATGCGTGTGCTCTCGCGGGACACAGCGGTAGTGCCAAAGGATCTAGACTTCTGTTCATCACAAGTATTTTCTGAAATcctttcagtctctctctctcgctctgttttttttttttttttttttttttcctgctaaggGGATTTAGGCAGAAGTCGGAGTAAGGGAAAAAAAACCTGACGTTTTGAGACAGGTTACTGTGTTAGGCAGCGAATTctcacagttcttttttttttttttttttttttgagtcagaatgtcactcttgttgcccaggctggagtgcaatggcactatctcggctcaccgcaacctccgcctcccaagttcaagtgattctcctacctcagcctcccgagtagctgggattacaggcatgcaccactacccccggctaatttttgtatttttagtagagacagagtttctccatgttggtcaggctagtctcgaactcctgatctcaggtgatccacctgactcagcctcccaaagtgctgggattacaggcatgagccactgcaccgggccccTCACAGTTCTATAAGGCAGCCATGTTTTCACAAaccgaggcccagggaggttAAGAGCTCAACCAAAGACCTGTGGCTAGTAAGTGTCAGAGGTGTGGTTCTGACTCCACCCTGCTGCTGGGTGTTTCTGGGTTCAGTTACACCCCGGGGGGCCAGCCCTAACGTGGCCGCCTGCCAGGACATGGAGCAGCTTGGGCTTTGCAGGGTGAAGACAGTGTGGCACCAGATTTAGCTTATCTCCAGAGAGCCTGGCTGTGCTGTGATGGCACTGCAGGGACAGTGTCCCCACCTCAGCTGTGGCTCACCGACTCAGGGAGAAGCCCATGAGCTGGCCCCTGCCCCTCTCTCAGCCTGTCCCTCCACTAACCACCTCCTGGGCCCCTTTGCTCCCGCCAGACTCAGCTAGTCACATTCCCTGACGATACCAGGCCCTCTTCCctccatgcctttgctcctcttgctccctctgcctggactgtcccctcctctcctcctttgcTGGCTGGTTGCTTCTTGCTCTGGAGGACTCAGTTCGGACACCATAACCTCATGCCATGGGTTTTCTTGACCCTCATGGGATATATAGCACTGTGACAACAAATGTAAACTCTGGagtcagacctgggttcaaatccaagcTTTCCCAGTTTCCAGCTTTACAATCTGAACACATCACTTAatttttctaagcctcagtttcctcatctgtaaaatgaggaaaataatagtaTCTGCCTTATAGAGTTAGTCGTGCAGATTAGGTGAGTTAATGTTGGACAGCACTCAGCACAGGGCCCAGCAtcagtaaatgctcagtaaatatcacCAACTTATCTGCTGCTCTTTGAGGCGAGCATAATCCAGGGCCTGGCACCTACAGGATGCTCCAGAAATGTTGGACAAGTGAAAGCAGTAACTGAGACAAGTGGCTACAGCTGAAGACTGTAATGATAGAGGCACTTTTTGGAAGAACAGTCTGTCAATTGCAATATAGTTTTGTTACGTCATTCCCAGGCTTGAGAACCTATAGTAGCTCTTGTTCACTTGTTGAGTCCATGATAACACCAGGCACCAGAAAACTCTCTGTTGAAGCCATCAGCAGTGGGAGGTGAAAGGGCCAAGCTAACAGCTTACCAGTAGGATAAACAATATTGTTGGGTGTGGTGTCTGACGGTCTGGGTTTGAGCCATGGCCCCACCATTTTAACTTGTGGTCTTggataagttacttaacttttctgacaCTCAGTCTTTTCCTTAGTTAATGTGGACAATACTACCCAGTTCAAGGGGCTGTTGGGATAACGTGTGTAAAGTGCTCAGCACGAGGCCTAATATAGAGTGACTTAGCTGTCGTGATCATCGTCACCAACCTGCATTATCAAGTGCTCACTCTGTGCGAGGGACTGTGGGAGATACAAGACGTCTGAGCCACTTTGGCTTTCGGGAACTTGCCCTTTGCAAGAGGAATAACTTAAGCTTACCAATACTGTAATACAAGGCAGGAGGTGATAAATACCATAAAAATGGTATCAAATGGCATTGCAGaagttcccagggaggagggaaaaTTTACACCTGAGAGTGTTagggaggaggtggcatttgaactGGTCTTGAAGGAGGCTAAAATTGACAGCCTGTAGATGATGAGGCATTGCATGCAGAGGGAGCAGTAAGTGCAAGAAAATGTGGAGTATGTGGAGACAGTGAGGAAAGCACTGGCTGTGGTCAGCGTGGTGCTCAATGGCCATGGCAGGAGGTCCGGGAGGTCTCAGGATTGCTAACTTCCTTTGGAGACAGGCAGTACTTTTACCTGTTCCTAGAACGCTTCCTTAGTCAGGCTTCCCTAACTCTCCCCATCAGGTAtggttcactttttttcttttacttgcaTGGTTTTTTAAACTTCTCCTTTGTGGCATTTACATCTGTACTCTTCACCGCTACATCCCAGGTTGACCCATGGTAGCcacattagaaaagaaagaagcccCCGTTCTCTGGGAGGGAGcactggaggcaggaggaggctcACCCCTTGTAGAAGGCTGTGGGGCCCTCCTGGGCCACCATCTTTATCATACAGTCGAGGGGGCTGAGGTACTGGCCTGGAGGTGAGTTCATATACCGGGTCTTCACCACATCCACCGGGGAGGCCACCACTGTGGCACAGAAGCCGGCTCCAAAGGCAGAGGCAAAGTGGCAGGGGAAGTTGTCTGCATAGGAAGGATGAGCAAATATCAAGGAGTGCGTTTGTGTTCTGTCCATATGTATGCACTGTTTGTCCCCACCTCAACCATGAACTCCCTGAGCATATTTTCCGTATCTGACAGTATTTTCCGTATCTCTCACAGTGCCCTGGGCTAAGCTCTTGGTAAGTACTGGCAAACTAGGCCTGGGCTGACCCAGAGGTGGGAGGTCATGCAGGCTgtttgaggaaactgaagtcagAGAAGGTGAGAGATCCTTGCTTAAAGCTACATAGTGAGATGTGGTGCTGGGACTGGAACCCAAGTCTCCAGCCTCCCAGTCTAGGGTTCTTTCCTGCTTGTCACCACAATGTACCAGGCACTCTTTACTAGGCACTGCTTCTCTCTCTGCTCCTTCTAAAACCCAGTTGCCTCTGGGTTCCCTCCCTGCTGGGGGAGGGCTGCCTGCCTGGAGCCCAGGGCCTCACCAGTGAGCAGGTGATAGTCCAGCAGCTTCTCCTTGAGGATGTCGTAGGTCACCACCTCAGCACAGTTGACGATGGCATTCCTCATGATGTTGGGCAAAGTTCCTGTTAGGAAGGCAGTGGGGACGGATGAATGGGAAATGGGAGAAATGGATGCCCTGGCTGCAAGGTCACAGGTCCCAGTTTTGGGGCTATCAGGCCCCATTCCAATGGTCGCAGTCAGAGGATCCCACCCCAGCTGTGCAGATTCCACATTTTCCTCTCTAGAGTTAACAACTCTCAGATTATCCATATCTTCCTCAGAGACAGAGAACAGAGAGGCCCACTGGTGTTCACTTGGCCTCATTTTGGAGGGTAATCTGCAACAGCTGTCAAAATTAACATATGCCTCCCCGAGACCCAGCTGCAGCCAGAAAAGAAAGTCATTCAGCGAGAGGCTGAGCTCTTGGAACAGTGACAGAATGTGGTGCCAGCAGGGCCCACCCCTGGTTTCACAGGTAAGGGGACAAGCTCTGAAGGGTGCCCAACAAGTGACTGAAGAGCCCCCACTTAAGAGGTGTCCTGCCCTTAAACTTCACTGGGTCAGTTTCTTCTGCAAACATTTCTGCAACCTCTGGTTCACACGTGGAGAGAGTCCTGCATTCATCACAGTGGCCGCCATGTGGACACATAGGGAACCCTCCAGCTTTGCTCCCAAGGGAGCGCTTCCTCATTGCATCTCCCTGCGCCCACTCTTCACAGCTGTGCGTTTCTGatgctcctcttcttcctccGGGCCCTGCTTGAGGGCCCCTCCCCTTCCGTCTCCACACACCTAGAGCCTGTTCAGTCTTCCAGGCCCAGCCTAGGTGTCACCTTCTCTGCAGAGCCCGCCTCTGGAGCTCCACCTCTGGGGCAACCCCTACCACATCCTGCCCGTGGTGTAGCTGCATCTTGACTTATCTCCTCCGCTGTCCTCACGCCCTGGGTGTGTGAAGGTGTCTTAAATTCATTTGTCTCCCTCACAGCAGCCTGCACATGGCAAAGGGCTGGTAAAATGAACTGAGTTTGAGGGGCTGTGGCAGGCCAGCGAAGTATCTTTGGTTGTGATGTTCTTTCAGAATCACTGGAACATGCCATGCTGGGAGCCCCTCCTTGCTGGGGTCCCTGCCCCAGCCGGAGGGGAGGGAAAGCTCTGCCTAAGGCCGCTTGTGCCCAGAGTCCAGACCTACCTTTCCACAGGCCCCTGACTCCTTCCTCCCTGGCGATGGTTCTGTAGGCATCTATAGTCCCGCTGTATTTTCTGTCGCTCCCAGACGACCCGAGGTGTATGCTGGCCTGAAATCGGACCTTCACCACatctgtgggctgggcacaggtCACTGCCATGGCTCCCGTGGTGCAGCCGGCCAAAATCCGGGTAGTGAGGCTGGAGCCTGGAATGGACAGAAAGAGTGGGTCAGTACCCCCTACTAAGCAGCTCTCTGGGACATGCTGTTCTCTGCGGGACTGCCCCTGCAGCTTCCTTGATGTCCGCTCAGAGCCTCCTCATGAGCATTCGGTACCATCTTCCCCCCCacccctggctctgcctctgagTCTAGACTTCCCTGGTCTCTTGACCCACAGACGTTCGGCCACCCCTTTGGTGCTCAGGGACCTGGTCACTCACTGTCTGCGCCTTGGGGGGTGTAGACCTGCTTGACAGAGTCGTAGAGGCCGATGCGGATGGAGGCGAAGCTCATCTGGCGCTGCAGGCCGGCCACCAGCCCATTGTAGGGGCTGCAGAGACCCTCGGTCCGCACCATGGTCAGGATGGTGCCCAGCACGCCACGGTACTGCACAAGCCGGGCCGTCTGGGCCACCGGGTTCTCCCCCTGGATCTGAGGGACAATAGCGGGGGGCGAGGACTCAGATGGGAGGGCAAGAAGGGGCTGGGTGCACAGGAACCCTGCTGGGGCTGGGCCTGCCTGGGCTGGGCCTGAGAACAACCGTGCTGGTCACAGCCTTCACATCACAGTAGAAATCACTGGTGTCTGGGCAGGATTTTACCATTCACAAAGCAGTGTTATACACACGGCTTGATGTTTGATACTCAGAGTAAATCAGAGGGACAGATTGTCTTTCCATTTTATAAGTGCTTTGtggcttgcccaagatcacacagttaaTTCCTTACTTTTACCGCACGCTGTGCGCTTTACGAAGTAGGGCCTAGCCCATAAAGGGCCCTGTCGCATTATGCAAagaatttagatttttttgtCTTGGTGGATGGTGATGAGAGGAGGCAAGGAAGGGTCCTAAGCAGTGGAGTGAGAGTCTTGGTCAGGGTTCTGAGTGAGGAAGGGCATGTGGGCACACGTCATGGGGGCTATGGGGGAGAACTAGCCCCTCCTTCCATGTGATCAATGACCCTTGGCCAAAGGGCACCTACCTGCAGGCGGACCTTGGCTGTGTCCAGTGGAAAGGTAAGGAGGTCAGCAAAACAGGCTGCTGTGCCTGCCCCCAGGAACTTCACAGCCATGGTGGGAGGCACGTCTGAAGGCTTCAGTCCAACCATGGTCCCGGAAGGCTCTGCCCAGTCGCTTTAGGGCCGAGAGGAGGTCCAAGGAGAGAGGCTGCTCCACAGCCCTGGGCTTCAGTGCAGCGGTGAGGCTGCAGGAGACAGGCCAGAGGAGGCTGACGGAGTGATGTCTGGCCTGGCCCCCAGGTGCTCCTCAGCATCCAGGAGGGGCTTTAGAAAGGGAGAAGCCTGGGTGGTGCCATACTTAAGCTGCGTGAATTTGGCCTATAAAAACAGGTCACGTTCCCATCCCTCGGATTTTGCAATCCTCCTCTTgactctctccctcccctccttacCATGGGTAGGCAGAGCTGACAGTGGTATCTGCACTGTATacatgaggaaaccgaggctcaggcACCTGTTCTCCCCAATATCaaactgcttcctttttttttttttgagacaggttctcgctttgttacctgggctggagtgcagtggtacaatccaggctcactgcagcttttacctcttggtctcaagtgatcctcccaccttcagcctcctgagtagctgggactataggcgtgcatcaccatactcagctaattttttattttttgtagagatggcggtctctctatgttgcctattctggtctcgaactcctggcctcagcctgaTCACTTGACAAGAGGGGCAGTTCTTAGCCACTCATGGGAAATGGAATGGATGGGCGTAGACTCAGGTCAAAAGCCCATCTTGGGGTCAGGGCTCTAGAACTTTCAGTAGTCAAGCTCGGGGAGGAGGGGAAGCCACAGTGGTGGGCACATATAGGAGCTGCCCTGAGGCCAGCACTCCCCAATCTTCTTCCCAATTCACTCCAGCCTCCCCTACACCCCTAGCAGCCGGCAGCCTTTTGCCACTGGCCAGTGGAGGAAGAAGTCAAAAGTGGAATCCTCATTTCTGTAGCTCTGCTGGGGCTCCTGAGGGATGGGATGTTCTAGTCTGCATGGTCCATTAATGTTTGCTGGTTGCTTCTTGCACTGGACACCGTGCTGAGGGCTTTACAGACACTGACTGAGTCGATCCTTTATAAGGCTACAAGtagttgctattattattcccatttcataaACCAGGGACCTGAGGCTTCCAGGGCTTTAGCTAGTCATACAGCTGAAGTGCTGGCACTAAGATTGGTGTCCATGCTTGTCTGACATCTGAAGCTGTGCCTGTTTCACTGCCCAGAGAGTCTCAGACTTCAGGGAGAGCCGAAGATCCCTTGAGCTGCTTGTTTACAGAGTAGATTCTCAGCCCTCAGCCCCAGAGATCCTGAtttaggtctggggtggggcctagGAATCTGCATTAGGAAAACTCCCCATGGTAGCTCTGAAGCGGGGGAAGGGGACCCCATTTTGAGACATCTTACCCAATACCAGTTGCCTCCCCAACTCCAACCCACCCTCCCGGCAAAGCCTTCACAGCAGCCCACTGAAGAAGCCATGTAGGCGGAGAGACCATGGGCTCTGGAAAGCTCCCAGTAAATGACCTGGACCAGCCTCAGGTCAGAAGTGCCCCTGTCATCCCTACTCAGGAAGAGGCCCCAGGGTCTTCATGGAAGAAAGGGACTTATGCTCTGGAGGAATCGCAGAGATTCTGGGGCAGGCAAAGAAGAAAGCCACTTCCTGTCTATGGGGATTGGCAAAATCCCACCAGAGGCAGCCAGCAAGGCAAATGGGGTATGAGTCTTGAGTGAGTGACACGGGTGTtgggttcaagtcccagcccTGCCACAGTACCCTCATCAGGGCTGCAGCTTCCTTTTTATAAGGTGGGGGCTGGACTGAATATCAGGTCTGACATGCTACAGCTAGTGAGCCCTGACTGCTCGGGGCTGCTCGCTGAAAGCCTCCAATGAAAGGGAGaacaggagaagggagagggacaggggaagggatgagggaggagaaaggggtCTTACCTGTGAGTCCTGCCAGGGCAGGGGCAGCACAGGGGCTCCCTATGGCTCCATCCCAGGGGGTGGCAGCAGGGATCGGATGGCCCCTCCTTGTCATTCACTGTTGTCTCTGCTGCTTCTGGCTTGGCACTGGTCTTATACACACGGGCTGACCTGAAACCTTATCCTAGAGAAGCTGGTTGACTGCCTGATCACTTGACAAGCGGCTGGCTGGTGAGGGCAGTGAGGTGAGAGGGGAGGTGAGTGAGTTCCACATCTGGTTCAGTCCTCTTACTTGGGGTGCTTTAATATAGCTCCTTTAAACTGTGGACGCTTTCTTGGTGACGGTGTATGGGGGGGTGGACCTGCTGCTACTTTTGAGTCTAAAGGTCAAGGCCTCCCACGATAGGCTGGGCACAGCTCTCCCAGGCctcataataataatgataactgtCATTTCTTCGTGCCCACTATgtgctaaatattttacatacattactACTATTTTTCACAATcctatgagataggtactattagaattctaatttttttttacttttttttttttttggtaatttaaaaatttttagtagattcgaggtctcactgtattccccaggctggtcttgaactcctgagctcaagtcatcctcctgcctcagcctggcaaagtgttgggattacaggtgtgagccactgcacctggcctaattttgttttttaattacagaTTTATCGATATAGAATTCACATACTCTACAATTCATCTGTTTCAAGTGCACAATTcaaatggtttttagtatattctgagttgtgcaaccatcaacaCAAtctattttagaacattttcatcaccctccTGCCCTGGAAAAACTCCATACACATTAGTAGTCactccccttcccccactcccCAGCCTCAGGCAACCACGAatcaatctactttctgtctctataaatttgcctgttctgaacacttcctagaaatggaatcatCCACTATGTGCTtgtttgtgactggcttcttttacttagtataGTAATGCTTTCAAAGTTCATCCGTGTTGGAGCCTGCttcagtatttcatttctttttaatgctggGGATCCTAAAATCTTACCACTTATTTTACTGCGGAGGAAATGGAATCTCAGGGAGGTCATGTAGCCAGCACGTGGCAGGGCCTGACTCCAGCCTGTAAACTCTAAGGCATTTTGGGCTTATCTACTGTGACCACCATTTTCTCTGACATGACACTTGGAAGCTTTAGCATGGACACTGCTGGAGCCAAGGGAGCTGGGGCGGGGTGGAAGGGTGCCCCACAGAAGCTACTGGAGGCTCCATCTTTGGGCACTTAGAGTAAGGGCTGGGCATAGCTGAATCGGGCCCCAGGTgatgggggaaggggagaagaggaagagaagggaggggaggagtgagaagcagaagggagggaaggagagtgaGTTGATTGGGTAGGGCAGAGGAGGAGTAGGCGGAAGTCTTTTCTGGACTTGGGCACACAGCCAGGGTCACAGGGCAGGTGGTCAGAGGTACGGACGCTCAAGTGCAAAGCTTGGGCTGTACCTGTCCTCTTCCTTGGACCAGGCTCTGACCTTAATGTCAGCAGAATAAGCAGCTGCAttagtgttaagagggaagtgGCTGTCAGGGCTGCTGAGATTAGGAAGGCTTAGGAAGTAGGTTCTGAGCTCCATCTGTAATTGCTAGCCTGGAGGTGGTGGGGTAAATTGC encodes:
- the LOC105468735 gene encoding putative mitochondrial transporter UCP3, yielding MVGLKPSDVPPTMAVKFLGAGTAACFADLLTFPLDTAKVRLQIQGENPVAQTARLVQYRGVLGTILTMVRTEGLCSPYNGLVAGLQRQMSFASIRIGLYDSVKQVYTPQGADSSSLTTRILAGCTTGAMAVTCAQPTDVVKVRFQASIHLGSSGSDRKYSGTIDAYRTIAREEGVRGLWKGTLPNIMRNAIVNCAEVVTYDILKEKLLDYHLLTDNFPCHFASAFGAGFCATVVASPVDVVKTRYMNSPPGQYLSPLDCMIKMVAQEGPTAFYKGFTPSFLRLGSWNVVMFVTYEQLKRALMKVQMLRESPF